A portion of the Enterobacter sp. SA187 genome contains these proteins:
- the deoR gene encoding DNA-binding transcriptional repressor DeoR — METKRDERLGLLLQALKRTDKLHLKEAAALLGVSEMTIRRDLGARNAPVVLLGGYIVLEPRTASHYLLSDQKTRLVDEKRLAAQYAAKLVQAHQLVFFDCGTTTPWIIDAIPQDLPFTAICYSLNTFMALQEKPLCRAILCGGEFHASNAIFKPLNFNETLNNLCPDLAFYSAAGVHPVQGATCFNLEELPVKHWAMAHAQYHVLVVDHSKFDKVRPARMGDLDAFDAIVSDRRPDEALCALAKAKQITLMYSDA; from the coding sequence ATGGAAACGAAACGTGACGAGCGTTTAGGCCTGTTGTTACAGGCGCTGAAGCGTACCGACAAGCTGCACCTGAAAGAGGCGGCGGCGTTATTAGGCGTTTCAGAAATGACCATTCGTCGCGATCTCGGCGCCCGCAATGCGCCTGTGGTCCTGCTTGGCGGTTATATCGTGCTGGAGCCGCGTACCGCCAGCCACTATCTGTTAAGCGATCAGAAAACCCGCCTGGTGGATGAAAAGCGTCTGGCCGCGCAATATGCCGCTAAGCTGGTGCAGGCGCACCAACTGGTATTTTTTGACTGCGGTACCACCACGCCCTGGATCATTGACGCCATTCCTCAGGATCTGCCCTTTACCGCCATTTGCTACTCGCTGAATACTTTTATGGCGTTGCAGGAAAAGCCCTTGTGTCGGGCCATCCTCTGCGGCGGCGAGTTCCACGCCAGCAATGCGATTTTTAAACCGCTGAACTTTAACGAGACGCTGAATAACCTGTGCCCGGATCTGGCATTTTATTCAGCGGCGGGCGTGCACCCGGTCCAGGGAGCGACCTGTTTCAATCTGGAAGAGTTACCGGTGAAGCACTGGGCGATGGCCCATGCGCAGTATCATGTGCTGGTGGTGGATCACAGTAAGTTTGATAAAGTGCGCCCGGCGCGTATGGGCGATCTGGACGCTTTTGACGCCATCGTCAGCGACCGCCGCCCGGACGAGGCGTTATGCGCGCTGGCGAAAGCGAAACAGATCACGTTGATGTATTCAGACGCATAG
- the ybjG gene encoding undecaprenyl-diphosphate phosphatase gives MLEDLNYTLFAWMNATPDSPAWLIQAAILIARDLIHIVPLLAVVLWLWGPAQRQLVVKMALAIVVSLVVSWVMGHVFPHDRPFVEGVGYNFLHHAPDDSYPSDHGTVAFTFALAFLFWHRIWSGVAMMGVALLIAWSRVYLGVHWPLDMLGGLLVGISGCLTAQMLWQAFGESLYAALQRAYRVCFALPIRKGWVRD, from the coding sequence ATGCTGGAAGATCTGAATTATACCCTGTTCGCCTGGATGAATGCGACGCCGGACTCCCCCGCCTGGCTGATCCAGGCAGCCATTCTCATTGCCCGCGATCTGATCCACATCGTGCCGCTGCTGGCCGTGGTGCTTTGGCTGTGGGGGCCTGCCCAGCGGCAGTTAGTGGTTAAAATGGCGCTGGCGATCGTCGTCAGCCTTGTGGTGTCCTGGGTAATGGGGCACGTTTTCCCCCACGATCGTCCGTTTGTCGAGGGCGTGGGCTATAACTTCCTGCATCACGCGCCGGATGATTCCTATCCGAGCGATCACGGCACCGTCGCCTTTACCTTTGCGCTGGCGTTTTTGTTCTGGCACCGCATCTGGTCCGGCGTGGCGATGATGGGCGTGGCGCTGCTGATCGCCTGGTCGCGCGTCTATCTCGGCGTGCACTGGCCGCTGGATATGCTGGGCGGTTTGCTGGTGGGCATCAGCGGCTGTCTGACGGCGCAGATGCTGTGGCAGGCGTTCGGCGAGTCGTTATACGCCGCCCTGCAACGGGCTTACCGCGTCTGTTTTGCTCTGCCGATCCGCAAAGGCTGGGTGCGTGACTAA
- a CDS encoding MFS transporter — protein MPNHALPGRRLGRQALLFPLCLVLYEFSTYIANDMIQPGMLAVVEQYNAGIEWVPTSMTAYLAGGMFLQWLLGPLSDRIGRRPVMLTGVVWFIVTCLATLLAQDIEQFTILRFLQGVSLCFIGAVGYAAIQESFDEATCIKITALMANVALIAPLLGPLVGAAWVHAAPWEGMFVLFAVLAAIAFFGLHRAMPETATRLGEPLSLNALGRDYKAVMKNGRFVAGALATGFVSLPLLAWIAQSPIIIISAEGMSSYEYGLLQVPIFGALIIGNLVLARLTSRRTVRSLIIMGGGPIVGGLLLAAVATVASSHAYLWMTAGLSIYAFGIGLANAGLVRLTLFASDMSKGTVSAAMGMLQMAIFTVGIEVSKHAFLAGGNGLFSLFNLANGLIWLVLMVVFLKDKSVGNALS, from the coding sequence ATGCCAAACCATGCTTTACCTGGCCGCCGTTTAGGACGCCAGGCGTTGTTGTTTCCGCTCTGTCTGGTCCTGTACGAATTCTCAACTTATATCGCGAACGACATGATCCAGCCGGGCATGCTGGCGGTGGTTGAGCAGTACAACGCCGGCATTGAGTGGGTGCCGACCTCCATGACCGCTTATCTGGCGGGGGGAATGTTTTTACAGTGGCTGCTGGGGCCGCTGTCGGATCGTATTGGCCGCCGCCCGGTGATGTTAACCGGCGTGGTGTGGTTTATCGTCACCTGTCTGGCAACCCTGCTGGCGCAGGACATTGAACAGTTCACTATCCTGCGCTTTTTACAGGGTGTGAGCCTGTGCTTTATCGGTGCCGTGGGCTATGCCGCCATTCAGGAATCCTTTGACGAGGCGACCTGTATCAAGATCACCGCGCTGATGGCGAACGTGGCGCTGATTGCGCCGCTGCTTGGCCCGCTGGTGGGCGCCGCCTGGGTGCATGCTGCGCCCTGGGAGGGGATGTTTGTGCTGTTCGCGGTGCTGGCGGCTATTGCCTTTTTCGGTCTGCATCGCGCGATGCCGGAGACCGCCACGCGGCTGGGGGAGCCGTTATCCCTTAACGCGCTGGGGCGGGATTATAAAGCGGTAATGAAAAATGGCCGCTTCGTGGCGGGTGCGCTGGCGACGGGTTTCGTCAGCCTGCCGCTGCTGGCGTGGATCGCCCAGTCGCCGATCATCATCATCAGCGCCGAAGGCATGTCGAGCTACGAGTACGGCCTGTTGCAGGTGCCGATTTTTGGCGCGCTGATTATTGGTAACCTGGTGCTGGCGCGCCTCACCTCGCGCCGTACCGTGCGCTCGCTGATTATCATGGGCGGCGGGCCGATTGTGGGTGGTCTGCTGCTGGCGGCGGTGGCAACCGTGGCGTCATCCCATGCTTATTTGTGGATGACCGCCGGGCTGAGTATTTATGCCTTTGGGATTGGCCTTGCCAATGCCGGACTGGTGCGCCTGACGCTGTTCGCCAGCGACATGAGTAAAGGCACGGTGTCTGCTGCCATGGGCATGCTACAAATGGCGATTTTCACCGTCGGCATTGAGGTCAGCAAACACGCATTTCTGGCAGGGGGTAACGGTCTGTTCAGCCTGTTTAATCTGGCGAACGGCTTGATCTGGCTGGTGCTGATGGTGGTGTTCCTGAAGGATAAATCCGTCGGTAACGCGTTGTCATAG
- a CDS encoding MFS transporter, with protein sequence MNALTHSPRKALQRRTWALFMFFFIPGLLMASWATRTPAIRDTLSVSTAGMGVVLFGLSVGSMSGVLSSGWLVKRFGTRSVIRTAMSFSVVGMIILSVALWFASPLLFACGLAVFGASLGSAEVAINVEGAAVEQALDKTVLPMMHGFYSLGTLAGAGVGMGLTALGVSANLHILLAALATIMPIIIAITAIPDGTGKGSAEENGQGGKGVPFYRDVQLMLIGVVVLAMAFAEGSANDWLPLLMVDGHGFSPTSGSLIYTGFTLGMTVGRFTGGWFIDRYSRVAVVRASALMGALGIALIIFVDSAWVAGVSVILWGLGASLGFPLTISAASDTGPDAPTRVSVVATTGYLAFLVGPPLLGFLGEHYGLRSAMMVVLGLVIIAALVARAVAKPEPQNQPCEN encoded by the coding sequence ATGAACGCACTGACGCACTCGCCCCGCAAGGCACTGCAACGCCGCACCTGGGCGTTATTTATGTTTTTCTTTATACCCGGCCTGTTAATGGCTTCCTGGGCCACGCGTACCCCCGCGATACGCGACACCCTGTCTGTTTCTACAGCCGGGATGGGCGTGGTGCTGTTCGGTTTGTCCGTCGGCTCGATGAGCGGCGTCCTCTCCTCCGGCTGGCTGGTTAAGCGCTTCGGCACCCGCAGCGTTATCCGCACCGCCATGTCCTTCAGCGTGGTCGGTATGATTATCTTAAGCGTGGCGCTGTGGTTCGCGTCGCCGCTGCTGTTCGCCTGCGGGCTGGCAGTATTTGGCGCGAGCCTCGGCTCTGCCGAAGTGGCGATCAACGTCGAAGGCGCGGCAGTGGAGCAGGCGCTGGATAAAACCGTGCTGCCGATGATGCACGGCTTCTACAGCCTCGGTACCCTGGCGGGCGCAGGCGTCGGCATGGGGCTGACGGCGCTCGGCGTGAGCGCTAATCTGCATATTCTGCTGGCGGCGCTGGCCACCATTATGCCGATTATTATCGCCATCACTGCCATACCGGACGGCACCGGCAAGGGCTCCGCTGAGGAGAACGGTCAGGGCGGGAAAGGCGTGCCTTTTTATCGCGATGTCCAGCTGATGCTGATCGGCGTGGTGGTGCTGGCGATGGCCTTTGCGGAGGGTTCCGCCAATGACTGGCTGCCGCTGCTGATGGTGGACGGGCACGGGTTCAGCCCGACCTCCGGCTCGCTCATCTATACAGGCTTTACGCTGGGTATGACCGTGGGACGCTTTACCGGCGGCTGGTTTATCGACCGCTACAGCCGCGTCGCGGTGGTGCGCGCCAGTGCGTTGATGGGCGCACTGGGCATCGCGTTGATCATCTTTGTGGACAGCGCCTGGGTGGCGGGCGTGTCGGTGATTTTGTGGGGACTGGGGGCATCACTCGGCTTCCCGCTGACCATTTCCGCCGCCAGCGATACCGGCCCGGATGCGCCGACGCGCGTCAGCGTGGTCGCCACCACCGGCTATCTGGCGTTTCTGGTGGGACCGCCGCTGCTTGGCTTCCTCGGCGAGCACTATGGTCTGCGCAGCGCGATGATGGTGGTGCTGGGGCTGGTGATCATTGCCGCGCTGGTTGCCCGCGCGGTGGCGAAACCTGAGCCACAAAATCAGCCGTGTGAGAATTAG
- a CDS encoding OBAP family protein → MKFPLYILTALVLSGCGGSSSPSKVTAPGAETSGKLQLLESGASVMQSRPPIDAINTYLDGFHFYNGDQNGQMEAHHYVTVLNEDVMQAVIYDGNTRDAKLMGVEYIISERLFNTLPPEEKKLWHSHRHEVMSGSLIGPGLPAPAEKALMGKIVNTYGKTWHTWHTDRDKTLPLGIPALMMGFTADGQLDPALLAERDRLFDVNTKEIRESRRDLDAHPVAPGADAWQRGEVIQLKRGQGGGEHAHGKTRFAPAEKRPATVQ, encoded by the coding sequence ATGAAATTCCCCCTGTACATCCTTACCGCCCTGGTTCTTTCCGGCTGCGGCGGCAGCAGTTCACCATCAAAAGTCACCGCGCCTGGCGCTGAAACCTCCGGTAAATTGCAGCTGCTGGAATCCGGTGCCAGCGTGATGCAGTCCAGGCCGCCGATCGACGCCATCAATACTTATCTCGACGGATTTCATTTTTATAATGGCGATCAGAACGGACAGATGGAAGCGCACCATTATGTCACCGTGTTAAACGAAGACGTGATGCAGGCAGTGATTTACGACGGTAATACCCGCGATGCCAAACTCATGGGCGTGGAATACATTATCAGCGAGCGGCTGTTCAATACCCTTCCGCCTGAAGAGAAAAAGCTCTGGCACAGCCACCGGCATGAAGTGATGTCCGGCAGCCTGATTGGTCCTGGCCTGCCTGCGCCTGCGGAAAAAGCGCTGATGGGCAAAATCGTTAATACCTACGGTAAAACCTGGCACACCTGGCACACTGATCGCGACAAAACCCTGCCGCTGGGCATTCCGGCGCTGATGATGGGCTTTACCGCTGACGGCCAGCTTGATCCCGCCCTGCTTGCCGAACGCGATCGCCTTTTTGACGTGAATACGAAAGAAATCCGCGAATCGCGCCGCGATCTGGATGCGCACCCGGTCGCCCCCGGTGCCGATGCCTGGCAGCGTGGCGAAGTGATACAGCTTAAGCGTGGACAGGGCGGCGGCGAGCATGCGCACGGTAAAACCCGCTTTGCGCCTGCGGAAAAACGCCCGGCAACGGTTCAATAA
- a CDS encoding DUF6216 family protein has protein sequence MKSFDSVADIITNEFITSPVGTLTGIFSLIGGIYAAFLLIRKFLTAPIKGKSEFLLQAGIPAWPLRLFYVSLPLKTIPKNTRTDLFFGFLLIIFGAGSASYLSAMHIKTLLTPQNWTLLVYKPTNEFFYLTHDSAKSASLFSGHSLAVTTEQCDQTPVNTLSQRSRLSADLTGFICDMFRKKEHTRYISKEITNFEKSKTVLYAALSTFETGLFWLAISAILTLYYRKVVRKHIIEQHKKAESYLT, from the coding sequence ATGAAGAGTTTTGATTCTGTCGCAGATATTATCACCAACGAATTTATTACCTCTCCGGTGGGTACACTTACCGGCATCTTCAGCTTAATTGGTGGTATTTACGCTGCATTCCTTCTGATAAGAAAGTTTCTTACGGCTCCCATTAAAGGCAAATCGGAATTTCTTTTGCAGGCAGGTATTCCGGCATGGCCGCTACGGCTCTTTTATGTCAGCCTTCCCTTAAAGACGATCCCGAAAAATACCCGAACCGATCTATTCTTTGGTTTTCTGCTTATCATCTTTGGCGCGGGTTCGGCGTCATATCTCTCCGCTATGCACATTAAAACCCTGCTTACACCGCAGAACTGGACTTTGCTGGTGTATAAGCCCACCAATGAATTCTTTTATTTAACCCATGACAGTGCAAAATCGGCATCACTATTTTCCGGTCATTCCTTAGCCGTAACGACTGAGCAATGTGACCAGACACCGGTTAACACCCTGTCGCAGCGAAGCAGACTGTCTGCGGATCTGACGGGTTTCATTTGCGACATGTTCAGGAAAAAGGAACATACCCGGTACATTTCGAAAGAGATTACAAATTTTGAGAAGAGCAAAACCGTGCTCTACGCCGCACTGAGTACGTTTGAAACAGGTTTATTTTGGCTGGCAATCAGCGCGATACTGACGCTGTATTATCGGAAAGTAGTTCGGAAACATATTATTGAGCAACACAAAAAAGCTGAAAGCTATCTCACATAA